GGCGAGCCGACCAGATCGAGCTCATCGACATGAGCCCGGAGGCGCTCCGGCGGCGCATGGCCCACGGCAATATCTACCCCGCCGACAAGATCGACGCCGCCCTGGGGAACTACTTCCGGGTCGGCAACCTGGCTGCGCTCCGCGAGCTGGCGCTGCTGTGGGTGGCCGACCGGGTCGAGGATTCGCTCCAGGACTACATGACCGCCCGCGGCCTGCTCGGTCCGTGGGAGACGCGCGAGCGGGTCGTCGTCGCCTTGACCGGCGCCTCGGGCAGCGAGGACCTCGTGCGACGCGCCTACCGCATGGCCCGGCGCTCGAGGGGCGACCTCCTCGGTGTGCACGTCGTCCGCGACGACGGCCGGGCCAAGCCGGGCGAGAGGCGCCTCAGCCGCGACCGCGCCCTGCTCGAGGAGCTCGGCGGCAGCTACCACGAGGTCCTGGCTAGCGACATCCCGAGCGCCCTTGTCGAGTTCGCGGGCGCGCAACGGGCGACGCGGCTCGTCATCGGCACGACACGCCGGTCGCGACTCGGTGAGCTCCTGCGGGGGTCGATCATCAACCGGGTCATCCGCCTCGCGCACATCGACGTGCACGTCATCACCACCAACGCCCCGCCCAGCGCGCGCCCGGCGGGGCCGAGGATCCGGCTCTGGCCCGCCGGTCAGCGCCGACGCAGCCTCTTCGGGTTCGGGATCGCGGCGGCCGTGCTGCCCGTGCTCACCTTCGCCCTCGCCCGCGGCTCCGCGATCCGACCGGGCCACGCCGGACCGGTTAGCCCGGCCCAGGGGTTCCTGGCCTACCTGGCGCTCACTGTCGTGGTGGCCGCCGTCGGCGGCGCGATCCCGGCCTTGGCCACCGCGGTCGTGTCGGCGGCAGCCGTCGACTGGTTCCTGATGCGGCCGTACGGGACTTTCGCCCTCGCCCGAGGCTCCGACGCGGTGTCGATCCTGGCCTTCATCCTCGGCGCGGGCGTGATCAGCGTCGTCGTGGAGCGAGCGGCGCGACATCGCCTCGCCGCGGATCGCGCGCGCGACGAGTCCGACGCCGTCATGTCGCTTGCGCACCGCCTTGCCGGACCCAACCCGCCCCGAGCGGTGCTCGAAGAGATCCACGCCGCGCTGGGACGCGAGTCGGTCGCCCTGCAGGTCCGACAGCAGGACCGCTGGATCACCGAGGCCACCGTCGGCGAGCCCGCCCCGGGTGCGGAGCCCGAGCGCTACGCGCTGCGCACCGGACAGGTCCTGGCGATGACCGGCCGGCCTCTTCACGAGCAGGAGCAGCGCCTCGCCGCCGCGCTCGTGTCGTACCTCGAGGCGGTGATCGCCATGGACCGGCTGCAGGGCCAGGCGAACACCGCGGCCGAGCTCGCCCACACCAGCGACCTGCGCGCCGCGCTGCTCGCCGCGGTCAGCCACGACCTGCGCACGCCGCTGGCCTCGATCAAGGCGCTCGCCACCACGCTGCTCGAGCCCGACGTCCAGTGGTCCGAGCAGGACACCCACGAGTTCCTCGCCACGATCAACGCCGAGGCGGACCGGCTCAACAAGCTGGTCGAGAACCTGCTCGACATGAGCCGGCTCCAGAGCGGCGTCCTTCGGCTGTCTCGACAGGCGGTCGGCCTCGACGAGGTGATCCCGGCCGCGCTGGCGAGCCTGAGCCAGTCGCCGCGCGAGATCGTCGTCGACGTCCCGGAGACGCTCGCGCGCGTCGACGTCGACCCGGCGCTGCTCGAGCGGGCGATCGCGAACCTGGTGGACAACGCCCTGCGACACTGCCCGGAGGACACGCCGGTGCGGATCTGCGCCGGCGAGGTCGGCGGGCGAGTCGACCTTCGCCTCATCGACCGCGGCCCCGGCATCCCCGCCGCGCAGCGCGAGCGGCTCTTCGAGCCTTTCCAACGATTCGGGGACGCGGAGAACGACACCGGCGTCGGCCTCGGCCTCGCGGTGGCCCGAGGCTTCGTGGACGCCATTGGCGGCGAGCTCACCGTCGAGGACACGCCAGGTGGCGGCGCGACGATGGTCATCAGCCTGCCGATCGCCGCCGACCAGCCCTCCTCGTCGTCGCCGACGGCGCCGGAACCGACCCCCGCGGTCGGCTCGGTCCCGAAGCTGGCCCGTCCCACGTGAGCCGGGTCCTGATCGTCGAAGACGATCGCGCGCTGCTGCGCGCCCTCACCGTCAACCTCGAGGCCCGCGGCTACGACGTCGACCCCGCCTCCACCGGGGAGGCGGCGCTGGCCCGGGTCGCGACCACCCCGCACGACGCCGCCATCATCGACCTCGGACTCCCCGGCATCGACGGCATCGAGGTCGTCGAGGGCCTGCGGGGCTGGACGTCGATCCCGATCATCGTGCTGTCGGCCCGACAGCAGGAAACCCAGAAGATCGCCGCGCTCGACGCCGGCGCCGACGACTACGTCACGAAGCCGTTCAGCATGGGCGAGCTCCTCGCCCGCCTCCGCGCCGCGCTTCGTCGAGGCAAGCCGTCCGACCAGCCCCTGCCGGTCGTCGAGACCGGCCACTTCAGCATCGACCTCGTGAACAAGCGCGTCCACGGCGCCGAGGGCGCCGAGATCAAGCTCACGCCCACCCAGTGGCACCTCGTCGAGATCCTCGTCCAGAACCCGGATCGGCTCGTGCCGCAGCGCCAGCTCCTCGAGGAGGTGTGGGGCCCCGCCTACGGCGACAACTCGCAGTACCTGCGGGTGTTCATGGCCCAGATCCGACGCAAGCTCGAGCCGAACCCCGCCCGCCCCCGGTACTTCCTCACCGAGCCCGGCCTCGGCATCCGCTTCGTCCCCCGGCCCGACGCCGACGAGGCCCGGCCCGCTCCCGACGCCCCGCCCGGCAGCCGCGCCTGAACTCAGGCCGCCTCACCGCACGCCGAGGGCGAGCGCCCGCGCCGACCGCCGGCGTCCCGAACGTGATCGTGGCGACGCTGGCGACGCGTGGCCAGCGCGGCACGGCATGACGTGGAGGGATGGCAGTGGCGAGACGGCATCGGCACCGCCCTCCCGGCCCGACCCCGAATCACGGAATGTGCACGCCCGAGATGGCTCGTGCGACCACCAGCCGCTGGATCTCCGAGGTCCCCTCGAAGATCGTGTAGATCTTGGCGTCGCGGTGCCAGCGCTCCACCGGGTAGTCGCGCGTGTACCCGTAGCCGCCGAGGATCTGGATGGCCTCCTCGGTGACCTTGACGGCCACCTCGCCCGCCTTGAGCTTGCTCATCGAGCCTTCGCCGTTCTCGAACCGCTTGCGCGTCGCGGCCATCCAGCAGGCCCGCCACACCAGCAGCCGGGCGGCGTCGATCTCGGTCTTCATGTCGGCGAGCTTGAAGGCGATGCCCTGATTCTCGATGATCGCCCGGCCGAACGCCTTCCGCTCCTTCGCGTAGTCGAGCGCGTACTCGTAGGCGGCCCGGGCGATCCCGAGGGCCTGGGCCCCGACGAGCGGGCGGCTGGCCTCGAAGGTGCTCATCGCGGCCTGCACCTTCGTGCTCTTGCCCTCACGCACGCGGGCCAGCCGCGCGTCGAGCTTCTCCTTGCCGCCGAGGAGGCAGCGGCCGGGGACGCGCACGTCCTCGAGGATGACCTCGGCGGTGTGGCTGGCCCGGATCCCGTGCTTCTTGAACTTCTGGCCCTGCCGGAGTCCGGGCGTGCCGGGCGGCACCACGAAGCTGGCGTGCCCGCGAGCCTTGAGCTCCGGGGCGACGGCGGCGACGATGACGTGCACGTCGGCGATCCCACCGTTCGTGATCCAGGTCTTGGTGCCGTTCAGCACCCACTCGTCCTTGGCCTCGTCGTAGACGGCGCGCGTGCGCAGGTTGGCGACGTCGCTGCCGGCGTCGGCCTCGCTCACCGCGAAGGCGCCGAGCTGGAGCTTCTCGGGGGTGCCGAAGCACTGTGGCACCCACTCCGCCACCTGCTCGGGCGTCCCGCTCCCGACGATTCCGGAGACCGCAAGCGTGGAGCCGAAGATCGCCAGGGTGATGCCGGCGTCGCCCCAGCACATCTCCTCGCTGATCATCGGAAAAGTGATCCCGGTCGGGTCACCGAAGGCGTTGGCGATGAACTCGACCGAGTAGAGGCCGATGTTCGCGGCCTCCTGGATGATCGGCCAGGGGGTCTCCTCCCGCTCGTCCCACTCGTGACCGGCGGGGCGGACGACGTCCTCGGCGAAGTCGTGGACCCACTTCTGGATCTGGAGCTGGTCCTCGTTGAGGTCGAGCGAGAAGTCCGCCACGGCTGCCTCCTGGTCGGGGCCTCAGGCCACAAGTTACCCGCCAGTAACCACCCTAGCAAACCTCGGTCGGCACGGCCGGACCCGGGCACCGGGCGCCAGGGTGGCGCTCAGGTGGTGGTCGTGGTGCTGGTGCTCGTGGAGGTGGTCGGCAGCGGCAGGGCGGTCACGGTCAGGGACCGGCTGGTCTGGCGGCCGGCGGCGCTCGTGGCGACGAGGACGTAGTGGTGGGCGAGCGGCGGGCAGCGGAAGGGCGCCGAGTGGCTGCCGGACGGAGCGAACGTCCCCCCGATCGGGAGCCCGTCGGCGCTGATCGTCACGCTCACGGCGTTCTGGGTCGACCAGGTCAGGAGCACCGCGTTGTTCGGCAGGCAGGTCGGGCTGGTGGGCGAGGCCTGGAGGGCCAGGATCTGGGGCAGCGCCGGCCCGGTGGTCGACGTGGTCGTGCTGCTGCTCGTGGTGGTGCTGCTGCTCGTGGTGGTGCTGCTGCTCGCGGTCGTGGCGCTGGGGTGGCCGGTGCTGCTCCCGACGGCTAGGGCCAGGACGGCTCCGACCGCCAGGCCGGCCAGGGTGGACCCGGTCAGCAGGAGGATGGCGCCGCGGTCGCCGGGCCCGGGACCGTCCGGTCCTCCGGGGGGCGGCGGGCCGCCGGGGCCGCCACCGGGGGGGCCGGCGGGGACGGTGGGCTCGCCGGTCGGGCGGGCCCGCCCGGAGGGTGGGGCCGGGACCGTCCGGTCGCCCTCGCCGGGCATCGTCATCGTCGCTCCCTGCGTCGCCGCGGCCTGGCGGACGGTAGCGGATCGGTCGCGACGCGCCGGTGCCCGCCGAGGTCAGGCGGGCACCGTGACGGCGACGGGTCAGCTGGTGCTGGTCGGGGTCGTGACCCCGCCGTTCTGCAGTCGCTGACACTGCGCGCTCGAGGGGTGGAAGTCGTTCACGAGCTTCGTGACCTGGGCCTCGACCCGCTGCTTGCGCTCGGCCGCCTTCGACCCGTCGAGGTGCCTCGTCGTGACCGCCCGGTCGATGCGCTGGTCGGCCGCCTTGACGAGGGCGTTGATCAGGTCCTGGCTCGACTTGCCGTGCTGGGCGGCGAGCTGTCCGATCGTCTGGCCCCCGCACGCCCCGGCCAGGAGGTCTCGCGGCGTGACGCCGAGGGTCCGCGCCGCGACGCGGAGCAGCCCGACGCGGGCGTGGCCGTGGTGGGTCGCGCTCGGCGCCGGCGTCGTCGGGGTCGTCGTGCCGCCGGTCTGAGCCGCGGCGACGCCGACGCTGCCGAGGGTGACGAGCCCGGCGGCGAGGGCGGTGACGATGACTCGCTTCATGGTTCGCTCCTGTTCGGGGGGTGACCACCAAGGCAACGGCACGGACGTGAGGTGCCGGTGAAGGCGGGGCTAGGCGCCGGCCAGGCCGTCGGCGGCCAGAATGCCGGGCGTGGGCGACCACGAGGACGCAGGCCGGTACGCGGCGGCGGCGGGTGACCTGCTCATGGGCCTGCGGGCCCGGGGGATCGCCGACGGGGTCGACGGCTGGCCGCTCGGCGATCGGGGCGACGTGCTCGCCAACCGCTGCCTGCTGGACCTGCTGGCGCAGGACCACCCGGCCGACGCCGTCCTCTCGGAGGAGTCGGTCGACAGCCGAGCCCGGCTCCGCGCCGACCGGGTGTGGATCGTCGACCCGCTCGACGGCACCCGCGAGTTCAGCGAGCCGGGCCGCACCGACTGGGCCGTGCACGTCGCGCTCTGGCGGCGCGACGTCGGCGTCCGCGTCGGCGCGGTGGCGCTCCCCTCCCGGGGCCAGCTGCTGTCGACGGCGTCTCCGCCGGCGGTGCCGGCGCGGCGGGGGCGCCCGCTGCGGGTCGTCGTGAGCCGGAGCCGCCCGCCCGCCGTGGGTCGGCAGGTCGCGGCTCGGCTCGACGCCGAGCTGGTGACCCTGGGCTCGGCGGGCGCGAAGGCGATGGCGGTCGTCCTCGGCGACGTCGACGTCTACCTCCACGCCGGCGGCCAGCACGAGTGGGATTCGGCGGCGCCGACCGCGGTGGCGCAGGCCGCGGGCCTGCACGCCTCGCGCCTCGATGGCGCGCCGCTCGAGTACAACCGCCGCGACTCGTGGCTGCCGGACCTGCTCGTGTGCCGGCCCGAGCTGACCGAGTCCGTCCTCGCAGTCACGGCCGGATAGGGGGTTCGGAAGCCCTCGCCGCGTGCCGATCGGACGGTATCGTCCCGGCTGAAGGGGAGGGGCGTGGAACTCGT
This DNA window, taken from Acidimicrobiia bacterium, encodes the following:
- a CDS encoding ATP-binding protein, with product MARGKLRIYIGAAPGVGKTYAMLDEGWRRRERGTDVVVGFVMTYGRPKTIAQLRDLEQVPPRRVRYRNREWEELDVDAVLARRPQVVLVDELAHTNVPGCRHTKRWEDIEELLDAGIEVISTVNIQHFESLNDVVNQITGVVQRETVPDAVVRRADQIELIDMSPEALRRRMAHGNIYPADKIDAALGNYFRVGNLAALRELALLWVADRVEDSLQDYMTARGLLGPWETRERVVVALTGASGSEDLVRRAYRMARRSRGDLLGVHVVRDDGRAKPGERRLSRDRALLEELGGSYHEVLASDIPSALVEFAGAQRATRLVIGTTRRSRLGELLRGSIINRVIRLAHIDVHVITTNAPPSARPAGPRIRLWPAGQRRRSLFGFGIAAAVLPVLTFALARGSAIRPGHAGPVSPAQGFLAYLALTVVVAAVGGAIPALATAVVSAAAVDWFLMRPYGTFALARGSDAVSILAFILGAGVISVVVERAARHRLAADRARDESDAVMSLAHRLAGPNPPRAVLEEIHAALGRESVALQVRQQDRWITEATVGEPAPGAEPERYALRTGQVLAMTGRPLHEQEQRLAAALVSYLEAVIAMDRLQGQANTAAELAHTSDLRAALLAAVSHDLRTPLASIKALATTLLEPDVQWSEQDTHEFLATINAEADRLNKLVENLLDMSRLQSGVLRLSRQAVGLDEVIPAALASLSQSPREIVVDVPETLARVDVDPALLERAIANLVDNALRHCPEDTPVRICAGEVGGRVDLRLIDRGPGIPAAQRERLFEPFQRFGDAENDTGVGLGLAVARGFVDAIGGELTVEDTPGGGATMVISLPIAADQPSSSSPTAPEPTPAVGSVPKLARPT
- a CDS encoding response regulator, whose translation is MSRVLIVEDDRALLRALTVNLEARGYDVDPASTGEAALARVATTPHDAAIIDLGLPGIDGIEVVEGLRGWTSIPIIVLSARQQETQKIAALDAGADDYVTKPFSMGELLARLRAALRRGKPSDQPLPVVETGHFSIDLVNKRVHGAEGAEIKLTPTQWHLVEILVQNPDRLVPQRQLLEEVWGPAYGDNSQYLRVFMAQIRRKLEPNPARPRYFLTEPGLGIRFVPRPDADEARPAPDAPPGSRA
- a CDS encoding acyl-CoA dehydrogenase family protein → MADFSLDLNEDQLQIQKWVHDFAEDVVRPAGHEWDEREETPWPIIQEAANIGLYSVEFIANAFGDPTGITFPMISEEMCWGDAGITLAIFGSTLAVSGIVGSGTPEQVAEWVPQCFGTPEKLQLGAFAVSEADAGSDVANLRTRAVYDEAKDEWVLNGTKTWITNGGIADVHVIVAAVAPELKARGHASFVVPPGTPGLRQGQKFKKHGIRASHTAEVILEDVRVPGRCLLGGKEKLDARLARVREGKSTKVQAAMSTFEASRPLVGAQALGIARAAYEYALDYAKERKAFGRAIIENQGIAFKLADMKTEIDAARLLVWRACWMAATRKRFENGEGSMSKLKAGEVAVKVTEEAIQILGGYGYTRDYPVERWHRDAKIYTIFEGTSEIQRLVVARAISGVHIP
- a CDS encoding inositol monophosphatase family protein, giving the protein MGLRARGIADGVDGWPLGDRGDVLANRCLLDLLAQDHPADAVLSEESVDSRARLRADRVWIVDPLDGTREFSEPGRTDWAVHVALWRRDVGVRVGAVALPSRGQLLSTASPPAVPARRGRPLRVVVSRSRPPAVGRQVAARLDAELVTLGSAGAKAMAVVLGDVDVYLHAGGQHEWDSAAPTAVAQAAGLHASRLDGAPLEYNRRDSWLPDLLVCRPELTESVLAVTAG